TGTACTCATAGGTGAGCACCCGCTGGGACAGTCCGGCGGTGAGCTGAGGCGGATTGAAGTCATCCCAGGCGTAGAAGGTCACCGTCACCTTCCAGGTCCCATCCTCGGACCGGACGGCCTCCGCCCGCTTATCCAGCAGATAGAGATTGAATCCTCTGCCGCCCTCGGCACAGTAGAGCTTCCCGTCGATCTCCCGATAGGTGCCTTCAGAGAGCAGCCGATCCGTCAGATCATCGGAAAAAAGCGTTTTTAGATGCGCGCTTAAATCGCTCAGGGTAGTAAACCCGGGCTGATCCACCATCCGGTATTCACGGCCGGCCACCGCTGCCGCGTCGCCGGTGCAGGGCATGGTGGCCAGGTTGAACCAATCGTATGCCTCACAGGCGTCGTCATAGGCGGCAAGCACCTCCGATGCCGTAACAGTGGGCGTTTCTCCGGAGGAAGCGCCGCTCTGGGCAGGGGGCTGCGCACCGCAGGCGGACAGGAACAGAAGGACCAGGGACAGCAAAAGCCCGCTTTTGCATGTCATGAGAAACACCTCATTTCTTCTCTATAGTATAGGATCAGCAAAGCGGCGCGTCAACAACAATCCGGTGACAGGACTTTGCAAAGGCCCCGCAATATGGTATACTCCCGAATCATACGGATAAGCTGTCAGATGACTTGGGAGGTGCTTACTGTGCTGATCGCAACAACCGCGCAGATGAGGGAATTGGACCGCGCTGCCATTGAGGAGTGGAAGATCCCTTCCACAGAGCTGATGGAGCGGGCGGCGGAGGGAGTGGCGGAGGCTGTCCTGAAGGAGTTGAAGGGGCGGCCGGGCAAGTCCGCGGCCTCCATTTTCTGCGGCACGGGAAACAACGGCGGAGACGGCATTGCCGCCGCCCGGCTGCTTGCCCGCTCCGGCATGCAGGTGCGGGTTTTCCTGGTGGGCGGCTATGAGAAGATGACGGAGGATGCAAAGGAGATGACCCGGCGTCTCAGCGACGCGGGGGTGAATCTGGAGCAGTGGCGCCCGGACGCGGAGCTCTGTCAATTTGTGCGCCGCAGTCAGGTGATCGTGGACGCGCTCTTCGGCGTGGGCCTTTCCCGCCCCATCCGGGATCCGGTGCTCGTTGAGCTGGTTGAGCGGATCAACCGCGCAGAGGCCCTGGTGGTATCGGCTGACATTGCCAGCGGAGTGGAGGCGGACACGGGACGGATTCTTGGAACGGCGGTACATGCCGACAGGACAGTTGCCTTTACAATGCCAAAGGCCGGGCATTTTGCGGGAGAAGGGAAGCTCTGTACTGGACGGCTCCAGATCTGGGACATCGGGATTCCACCCGCGCTTATCAGGCAGGGGACCTATTGGACCCAGAGCATTGACGCAGACTATGTGAGCGCGGTTCTGCCCCGGCGCAAGCCGGACGGCCACAAGGGCGCCTTTGGAAAGGCCTCCCTGATAGCGGGGAGCGTGGGGTATACCGGCGCGCCCGTGCTTGCGGCGAAGGCGGCGGTGCGGACGGGCTGCGGTCTGGTGACCCTTGGGGTCCCGGAGAGCATCTACGCCATTACAGCTGGAAAATGCGACGAGCCCATGCCCTATCCACTCCCCGATACAAAAGGACAGTTTAGCAAAAAGGCTTTACAGAGCTTTCGGCAAAGAGCCTCCGGGAGCGACGCTGTGCTGATCGGTCCGGGTGTGGGCCGCGCTCCGGAGGCGGCCTGGCTGATGCGCAGCCTCCTTGAGGAGCTCAGTGTGCCAGTGGTGGTGGACGCCGACGGCATAAATGCACTGGAGGGCCATATAGATGTACTGGATCGCCGGAAGGGCAGGGTGACGGTGCTCACGCCCCATGACGGGGAGTTTGCCCGGGTGGGAGGAGATTTGAGCGGCGGCGACCGATTGGGCACCGCCCGGGAGTTTGCCCGGGCCCACGGCTGTTATCTGGTGCTCAAGGGCCACGCCACGGTGATTGCCTCGCCGGAGGGGACGGCGCTGATCAACACCACCGGGAACTCCGGCATGGCAAAAGGAGGCAGCGGAGACGTGCTGGCGGGGATGATCGTCTCCCTCCTGGCCCAGGGGGCCGGACCCATGGCCGCCGCCGCAGCGGCGGTGTGGCTCCATGGGAGGGCGGGGGACCTGGCCGCCCAGGCACTGACGGAGTATGCCATGACGCCTCAGGATATGATTGGCCGTATTTCCGCCGCCTTCCAAAGCATCCGAATCTGAAAATTGAAGGGGGAGACCGTGTGCGCAGGCTGATGCTGCTTTTTTGCGCACAAATGATGCTGGTTCTCTGTGCGTGCGGCGCCGCGCCGGAGGAAGAGGAAAGTCTGCTGGAGCGCTACCGCGCGGCGGACAGCTTTACCATGGAGGCGCAAATCACCTTTGGATCGGAAGAGCAGGTCCAGTCCTATACCCTGCGCTGCGCATGTGACAGCGATGGCACCGGCCAGGTGGAGGTGGTGGAACCGGAGTACCTGGCCGGACTGAAAGCCTCCGTGGAGGGAGAGAATCTGACGCTGACCTACGCGGACATGGTGCTGCCGGCCGGGACGCTGAGCAGCGAGGAACTCTCCCCCGCCATGGCGCTTCCGCTGCTGATGCGCTCTCTCCGGGAGGGCTGGCTGATAGAGGAGAGCCGGGAGGACTGGGGAGAGACGCCCTGCGTGCGGGTCTGCTGCGATCTTACCGGGGAAAACGGAGGAAAGCTGGTGTCCACCGTCTGGCTCAGTGTGGAAAGCGGTGCGCCGGTCCATGGGGAAATTGCGGTGGATGAGGAAATAATTTTACAAGCGGAGTTTACGGATTTTGCATTCGGTGGTACAATAGAACAGGAATTGACACAGCAGGAAGCGTCGTAGGATGCGGCGCCCTTCGGATCAGAGCAAGGGGAAATGGAAACGATGGAAAAAACGCTCAGGCGCACGTGGGCGGAGATCAATCTGGACCACTTGGCATACAACTATCAGGCGCTGCGCCGTCAGGCCGGGCCTCGGGCAAAATTTCTTGGCGTGGTCAAGGCGGACGCCTATGGGCACGGCGCCGTGCACGTGGCCCGGAAGCTGGAGCAGATAGGCGCGGATTATCTGGCCGTATCCAACGTGGAAGAGGCGGAGGAGCTGCGCCAGGGGGAAATCCATCTGCCGATCCTTGTGCTGGGGTATACCCCGGCGGAGATGACCTCCGTGCTGATCGCGCACGACGTGGCTCAGGATGTGCCGTCCCTTGAGATGGCCCGGGCCTATTCCAAAGAGGCCTCGGCGGCGGGCGGCACTCTCAGAGTACACCTGAAGGTAGACACCGGCATGGGCCGGCTTGGCTTCCAGTGCGATGAGGCCCACTTTGAGCGCAGCCTGAATGAGATATTGCAGGCGGTGGAGCTGCCGGGCCTGGAGTGGGAAGGCATCTTCATGCACTTTTGCGTGGCCGACGAGCCGGAGCGCGCCGATCACCGGGC
This window of the Dysosmobacter acutus genome carries:
- a CDS encoding IseA DL-endopeptidase inhibitor family protein, with protein sequence MTCKSGLLLSLVLLFLSACGAQPPAQSGASSGETPTVTASEVLAAYDDACEAYDWFNLATMPCTGDAAAVAGREYRMVDQPGFTTLSDLSAHLKTLFSDDLTDRLLSEGTYREIDGKLYCAEGGRGFNLYLLDKRAEAVRSEDGTWKVTVTFYAWDDFNPPQLTAGLSQRVLTYEYKDGRWCFPDFCPSDDLDLKADTVFTFSYDADTFHSTDFADYTDLQLCCYLLKADGAYSEAPGDLLFQRFLEAPEAMMATLAQLCSAWQTRVAPIIGYNGVYRLTPPEQESFKDLVDSYSPKNEEERAVLDLIADAYAQAAIASAASNAA
- a CDS encoding NAD(P)H-hydrate dehydratase, which encodes MLIATTAQMRELDRAAIEEWKIPSTELMERAAEGVAEAVLKELKGRPGKSAASIFCGTGNNGGDGIAAARLLARSGMQVRVFLVGGYEKMTEDAKEMTRRLSDAGVNLEQWRPDAELCQFVRRSQVIVDALFGVGLSRPIRDPVLVELVERINRAEALVVSADIASGVEADTGRILGTAVHADRTVAFTMPKAGHFAGEGKLCTGRLQIWDIGIPPALIRQGTYWTQSIDADYVSAVLPRRKPDGHKGAFGKASLIAGSVGYTGAPVLAAKAAVRTGCGLVTLGVPESIYAITAGKCDEPMPYPLPDTKGQFSKKALQSFRQRASGSDAVLIGPGVGRAPEAAWLMRSLLEELSVPVVVDADGINALEGHIDVLDRRKGRVTVLTPHDGEFARVGGDLSGGDRLGTAREFARAHGCYLVLKGHATVIASPEGTALINTTGNSGMAKGGSGDVLAGMIVSLLAQGAGPMAAAAAAVWLHGRAGDLAAQALTEYAMTPQDMIGRISAAFQSIRI